The Neobacillus sp. PS3-34 genome has a window encoding:
- a CDS encoding DegV family protein, with amino-acid sequence MGKTAWVTDSTAFLDDELKNNPDLYSIPLTILMDEEEFIDGVDLTAVQLFEKLKHLKNPPKTSQPSIGSFQGLYEKLSKEYDQIVSFLLSSKLSGTFSSSEQAAQLVDIPVTSIDSKILAYPLSALLKKGIELSKEGKSIQEVKKEIERIRDTNETYVVVGSLEQLHRSGRMSGVQFYLGSMLNVKPIISIEDGTLKVKEKARSEKKAKEKMIDFLRSSYQKSRFKEAYILYGLHLDAAKAWEKDLQEEFPDLTFYCCPLGATIGVHAGENTLGISWFNEMK; translated from the coding sequence ATGGGGAAAACGGCGTGGGTGACTGACAGCACTGCCTTTTTAGATGATGAACTGAAGAATAACCCCGATTTATATAGCATCCCGTTAACCATCCTGATGGACGAGGAAGAATTCATTGATGGAGTAGATCTTACAGCTGTCCAGTTATTCGAAAAGCTTAAGCATTTAAAAAATCCTCCTAAGACCTCACAGCCTTCCATCGGTTCGTTTCAAGGATTATACGAAAAACTGTCAAAGGAATACGATCAAATTGTTTCATTCCTTCTTTCATCTAAACTGAGCGGGACATTTTCATCCAGCGAACAGGCAGCACAGCTGGTTGATATTCCTGTTACTTCGATAGATTCAAAAATTCTTGCCTATCCATTATCAGCCCTTTTAAAAAAGGGGATTGAGTTGAGTAAAGAAGGTAAAAGCATTCAAGAGGTAAAGAAAGAAATTGAAAGAATCAGGGACACAAATGAGACATATGTCGTGGTAGGCAGCCTTGAACAGCTTCACCGGAGCGGCAGGATGTCCGGAGTTCAATTTTATTTGGGAAGCATGCTGAATGTAAAACCAATCATATCGATCGAAGACGGCACTTTAAAAGTTAAGGAAAAAGCGAGAAGCGAAAAGAAAGCAAAAGAGAAAATGATTGATTTTCTCCGTTCCTCATATCAAAAATCCCGGTTTAAAGAAGCCTATATTTTATATGGCCTTCACCTTGATGCTGCCAAAGCCTGGGAAAAGGACTTACAGGAAGAATTTCCTGATTTAACGTTTTATTGCTGTCCATTAGGTGCTACTATTGGTGTTCATGCCGGTGAAAACACTCTTGGAATCAGCTGGTTTAATGAAATGAAATAA
- a CDS encoding glutathione peroxidase — protein sequence MTVYEFQAKTVDRNEVSLEEYKGKVLLIVNVASKCGFTPQYKELQEIYEAYKEKGLEILGFPCNQFMNQEPGTDQEIKSFCELNYGVTFPVFAKIDVNGSEADPLFEYLTENAPGLLGSKAVKWNFTKFLVDSNGKVVNRYAPSTKPKDIIKDIEKLL from the coding sequence ATGACAGTCTATGAGTTTCAAGCTAAGACAGTGGATAGGAATGAAGTCTCCCTTGAGGAATACAAAGGGAAGGTGCTGCTGATCGTAAATGTCGCCAGCAAGTGCGGATTTACACCACAGTATAAAGAGCTCCAGGAAATATACGAAGCTTATAAAGAGAAAGGACTCGAAATACTTGGGTTCCCTTGCAACCAGTTTATGAACCAGGAGCCTGGAACCGATCAGGAAATTAAGTCCTTTTGCGAGCTGAATTATGGGGTAACATTTCCTGTTTTTGCAAAAATTGATGTCAACGGCTCTGAAGCAGATCCGCTTTTTGAATATTTGACCGAAAATGCCCCTGGGTTGCTTGGCAGTAAGGCGGTTAAATGGAATTTTACTAAATTCCTTGTTGATTCCAATGGGAAGGTCGTAAATCGATATGCCCCGAGTACGAAACCAAAGGATATCATTAAGGACATAGAAAAGCTTTTGTAG